The Elusimicrobiota bacterium sequence TGTGCAAACATTGTAAAAGTGTTTGGTGCATCACCTGTAATGGCGCATGCAAACGAAGAAGTTGCCGAGATGTCAAAAATAGCGTCTTCATTAGTTCTCAATATTGGCACGCTGACAGTTGACTTTATTGAGTCAATGAAGATTGCGGCAAAAAGTGCAAACGAAAAAGGTATTCCGGTTATTCTGGATGTTTGTGGTGCAGGTGCGACAAAACTGCGTGATAAAAAATCGTTTGAATTATTAGATGAAGTGAAAATAAATATAATCAAGGGTAATTCATCAGAAATTGCGAGAATTGCTGGTGAGAATGTTCAGACAAAAGGTGTTGATGCGGTTGAAGTTGAAAAAAATCTTATTGAAATTGCCCAAGGTCTTGCAGAAAAAAGAAACTGCACCGTCGTAATAACTGGCAGAGAAGACATAGTTACCGACGGTAAACAAACATTCTTGGTAAAAAACGGCTGTGAGATTATGTCGCAT is a genomic window containing:
- the thiM gene encoding hydroxyethylthiazole kinase — translated: MELDIYRLLEKVRIQKPVVHHLTNWVTIYDCANIVKVFGASPVMAHANEEVAEMSKIASSLVLNIGTLTVDFIESMKIAAKSANEKGIPVILDVCGAGATKLRDKKSFELLDEVKINIIKGNSSEIARIAGENVQTKGVDAVEVEKNLIEIAQGLAEKRNCTVVITGREDIVTDGKQTFLVKNGCEIMSHVVGTGCMATSVIGTFAAVEKNLVVASAGGLCCFEIAAELAAKVSKGPGTFKEAVYDAVFQLDKKTITKMQKIKSL